Within the Zea mays cultivar B73 chromosome 10, Zm-B73-REFERENCE-NAM-5.0, whole genome shotgun sequence genome, the region CTACCTCCAAGTCTCCAACCCCCCAACCCCAACAGACGGGACGCCGCCTCGTGTCCGGCACGCCGTTCCCTCCCGTCCCCGCTCCTTCCCCTCGCTAAAACCCATCGAATCGACCGACGCACGTCCTGACACTCCTGCTCCCCTGTCGCCACCGCGTCGCGCGCGGGCAGAGGCCTCTCTCGCCATCTCGCGGCCGCGGCACCCCACAGCTATCCTACCACCCGACCtcccaccaccgccgccgccgccggcctgcTCCCAACCACAAGTCCAGGAGGACGCCCCTTCGATCCGCCGCAGGGAGGCAGGCGCCCGCGCCCCCGCCCCCCGCCAGGCTCCATCTCCGGATCCGATCGCCCGCCGGCTCGGTTCAATCCGGTACGTTCCCTTCCGATCCGCCCGGTGCTTTCCTTACGGCGGAATCTTCGTGTTAGGTGCGGTTGGTGACGGATTGCTCGTCGCCCCACttgtttttttttttaaaaaaaaaattctCTCCCTTCCGCTCCCTGCTTCGAGTTTGTTTGGGACTTGGTGCTCGGCGATTAGCGACCTGATGCGCTGCGCTGCGCGTGTGGCATTTTGAACCCGTGTCAGGCGAGATCTGGTTTCAGCAGCTCACGGATGCTCGTGTTGCAGCGCTGCGTTGTTGCTTCTGCCGCTTTTAAAGCACGTTCCCTGTGCCTGGGTGAACTAACAGTAGTAGATGTGGTGATACCGTCTCAGGTCTATTGGTGCTCATCATCTGGTCTTGTTAGTGCGCATACCCACATGTGTTGGACAAAAGGTTGCTATTAGCATTCAATTCCTTGCATCTCGTGGATTGTTAAGGATATCATCGATATACTGTACCGCGTATGTTTCATGGTTCGATACTGTGGGTTTGTGCTCCTGGAAAACATCTGTGCAGTCAAATCCTTCCTCTGATAACCTTTTATGGCCCATCTTTGATTTTGGTTTCCAGCAATAGCTGCAGGGAACAAAAAATTCAACTGATCCCTTGACCATTTTCATTAGAGATTATAGAAAAGGTCTCCCTTGCTTTATTTCCATCCAAACCAAAGCGAACCAAAATCATCTTCTAGATCAGTTTCTGACGATGGCAGTTGAAAAGCTAAGCATGATGACCTAATAGCGTCACTGCTGAGCTTAAGATTTCAGATTGAGCAGGTATATGCATAGTGTCGCTCTTTTTCATACTAAAAAAGGGACTGGGGAAGGGATACACTGATGCAACCCTTCCCCACTAATGCGGAGAGTCTGAGATTGGTCAAGGAGGTTGCTTGTTTTTTTTTTTGTGGGAACGACACTTAGGAGTTCACTTGCTCCCACTATAACATTATATATGTACCAGACATTTGCATATAATAATTGTTTCCTTTAACtgcagtttacttaattatactgACCTTCTCATATGGCGTTGGATCCGTGATGCCTCCTCCATTCCTGAAGCTATTTGGAATTCATTGCCTGAATCAGTGTTCTGAAGTGCTATCTAACAGTCAGAAATGGATGGATCCGAGCTTGAAAATCCTACTTCTAGAAGCTCATCCCAGAAATCTAGCCGACGTTCGAGTAGTAGGCGTTCTCAAAAGTCAGCTGGACAGCATTCTTTGACCGGTGCTCAAGAGAAAAGAAGCAAATCGAAATCTTCAAGGCAGAAACACTTGGTTATTGACGACAAAGAGGCTAAAAAAGGGAAAAAACATGACCACAAAATTGACGTGGCAGATGAGAGGTCCAATTTTCTAGGTTATGAAGTGTATGCTGGAAAGCTGATTCTTCAAAAGAAAAATAGAAGTGCGAGTGATAATAATCAGTTACCGTCAAACGGAAAAGCTGATGCAATTGATGCTAGACTCACAAGTAAAGCTCTGATCTGGGGCAGCTCTGTACTCCTACTGGAGGATGTTGTCTCTGTAAGTCAGATAATAACATGTGTCTGTATTATTAATTAGATCTTTTTCATCACTTTACTGATATTTTGTCTCTGCTTATATTTTGGCAGGTATCATATAATTCTGGAGTCAAACATTTTACATTGCATGCATACTCAACTAAAAAGTCTTTATTTAAAAAGACATGCAGAGTTCAGAAAGATTTCTGCTTTATAGCCTCTACCCTTGACGAGGCCATTTTGTGGGTGACATGCTTTGCTGAACAAAGTATATATGTTAACTTACTACCTCGCCTTGGAGCATCTAGTATCAATCAAGACTCAGAAAATCCCCTCAGTGAGTCTTTATTTGACCAGCCACCGATTAAATGCAAATCTCCGCAAAGAGTACTTGTTATATTGAACCCTCGATCTGGACATGGTAGATCAAGTAAAGTTTTCCATGAGAAAGCTGAACCTATATTTAAGGTAATTTTGATGTCTATGTATGCAAAATTGTAAAGTATAAACAACTAGTGGTTTGAGTAGCTACATTTAACTATTTTCTGATACAGTTTCTTCTTGAACTTCTAATGATTTTCCTTTTCCAACTTGAAGTTTCTAAGCTTAGCATATACTTGTTCATGGCTTTGTTGCAACTTGTTGGATATCTTCTATAATTTCAATTTTTGTGCATATCTGAACTGAAAAAACATAGACATCTTCTGTTTTTGTATTACTGAACATTTATGGGATCACCACATGGACAGATTGTTAGTCTCTTTGTCCTCGAGCAGCTCTGCAGTAGTAACTAGTAAGCAACGGAAATAATGAATACTACATTGGAACTGGAGTGGATGGTTGTGTTTGAGTTCGATTCATTATGCAATGACCATAGTCTCACTCCTCTGGTAATGGAGTAGCATTTTGCTGTTCTGGGAAAAAAATAGAGCAGTAACAAGTTACAACTGCCCAAGTGTGGCATCCTTCTCTCTTGAGAAGGAATATAAAATGTTTCTACAGATGCATATTGTATGCCACATTTGTGTTACTAGCTTGGGTTAAAATCTTTGCATATTGTTATGCTTTACTGCATACATATTTTTGTTGCTACTTTTAGCTACTACTAATTGAGTGATAAAATTGATGCAGCTTGCAGGTTTTCAGATGGAAGTTGTTAAAACTACTCATGCTGGGCATGCAAAATCTCTTGTATCTACATTTGATTTCAGTGCATGCCCTGATGGTATGAACGTTAATCATGTAGATATGTGAATTATCCAATTCCAATTTAGGGACAACCATTTTAATTGGTATTATCTTAATGGCACCATGAATTTTTGTAGGAATCGTGTGCGTGGGTGGTGATGGAATTGTGAATGAGGTTTGACCTTGCTGTTTGTATTATAGTTTCTTTAGACTGTTCATATTATAATTCGTTAGGAATCATTATGTTATTTGCTAGCTCACTATTTATAGCTCTACAGGTGCTCAATGGTCTTCTCATTAGGAGTGATAGAGCAGAAGCTGTATCAATTCCAGTTGGAATAATTCCTGCAGGGTCTGACAACTCACTTGTCTGGACTGTTTTGGGAGTTAGAGATCCTATTTCTGCATCATTATTAATTGTTAAGGTATTACGAGTTTCAATATTTTTCTTAAACACTCCATCACCATCATTTCTGTGGGTGTTCATGGCGACTTCCTATATGAGGAGAGTGTCAGCAGTATTATTTTGCATACGTGATTTTTTTCAAATAAGTCTGTTACTAAATCTTGTTCTCATGAGGATAAATTCCTTTGTGACAGGGTGGTTTCACAGCTCTAGATATCTTGGCTGTCGAGTGGGTTCAATCTGGGCAAATACATTTTGGCTCAACTGTTTCATACTATGGTTTTGTTAGTGATGGTAACCTCTATGTCATTTATTTGGTTCTTTCCAGTGTTTTCAGCTCTGAATCTCTGATTATTCTGATGTGTGTTGCAACTGTTTTTACTGGTTAGATACTACATTTTACCTTTTTGGAGAATACCATTGAATCACATGTGCCTTAAATAAATACTAGGATCGAGCTTGCACTTTGTTGCAGTGATTTAGTTACCTCTTTGCGATTTAGATGTGGGATGCAGTTGAGTTTTCAACTATTAGACACAAGTCACGCAACTATTATATAAGTGTAACATCATATTCGATGAGCTAAGCATGCCAGCGAGAGAGAAATCTGTTCTTTAGTTCCACTtttaatttgaaatatgttgcaCGTTCGCAACTACATTTATGCTGATTTACGATGGTCATCCAAATTCCAAATCTTAAATAAATATGTGATTTGACAACATGCATATTGTTAAGCCTGTTACAAATAGtagctttattttatttattgcaTGAGATGAAGTTTTATAAAGTTATTATATAGCATTATTACTTGCGAGTATTCTTCATGCTTTTCAAGATCTGAGTGCATTCGTATTTCGTGATGAATAATTAATTAAAACTATTTATCTGAACTGGGCAACTGGCCATGCTCAGAGAAATAAATAATTAAAATTATTTATGTGAGTGTATTCGCTTTCAAGATCTAAGTTCCAATGTTTGCATCAGTGGAAATTTGTGGACATTTGAGAAGCTGAAACTTTTCTTACTATTATGCTGCAGTCCTGGAACTTTCTGAGAAATATCAGAAGAAATTTGGTCCACTTCGATATTTTGTGGCTGGAATACTGAAATTTTTATGTTTGCCTAGCTACTTCTATGAACTGGAATATCTTCCTTCGCCAAAGGAGATGGCCGTGAATGGAAAAGGTACAGATCAAGACAAGGCCCACCTGTCCAATGTCTATACCGATGTGATGCACAGCAGATCAAAGAAAGAAGGAATTCCAAGAGCCTCCAGTTTGTCCAGTATTGATTCTATTATGACTCCAAGTCGGATGTCGCTTGGGGATGTTGATACATCAGGTAGTACAGTGGCAAGCACTGAACCATCAGACTATGTACGTGGTCTCGATCCGAAAGCAAAACGCTTGTCTCTGGGAAGAAGTAACATTGTTTCAGAACCTGAAGAAGTGCTACACCCTCAACCACATCATGGATCATTCTGGCCAAGAACCAGGTCCAAAGCAAGGGCTGATAGAAATTCAGTTGGTATAACGTCTACTAATGACACACGGTCGTCTTGGGCAGCCCCATCAATGCATGATAAGGAAGACATTTCCTCAACAATATCAGACCCAGGACCTATTTGGGACTGTGAACCAAAGTGGGACACAGGGCCAAAATGGGATAGTGAGCTAACTTGGGAGCCTGACCACCCCATTGAACTTCCTGGACCACAAGAGGACATGGGAATTGGAGCACCGATGGAACTTGTGCCAAATTTGGATGAGAAATGGGTAGTTAGGAAAGGGCACTTTCTTGGTGTCCTAGTATGCAACCATTCATGCATGACAGTGCAAAGTCTGAGTTCACAGGTTGTTGCACCGAAGGCCATCCATGATGACAACAGCTTGGACTTACTTTTAGTTGGTGGAAAAGGAAGATGGAAATTGCTGAGATTTTTCATACTTCTGCAATTCGGTCGCCATCTCTCTTTGCCTTACGTCGAATATGTAAAGGTATCTTAACTTATCTGCTCAAGCCATTTGTCCATTCCTTCTGCTTTATTGTGCCCTTGTCTTCATTTTCTCTTTCTGATTTTGggggaatatatatatatatatatatatatatatatatatatatatatatatatatatatatatatatatatatatatatatatatatatatatatatatatatatatatatatatatatatatatatttcatgAAACCATGAAGGTGAGACTAATCTTATCATCATATTATCTAATTGGGTGTCCTAAATAACTTCAAACTGGATCAATGTCATGTAGTTTTGCATCAACTTTGGCATGTTCTTATGCATTCTAATTAGGCATATTTCCACTCTGTTTTCCTTCTTAGGCTATGCTGTGAGGTCTGTTTAGTAGTATTTACATCCGCTCTAGTCATGGACCGCCACTGAGCTTCGTTAAATAAGAGCGTTAGTTTCTGAATGAAGCTGTCCTGTTTGTTTGTTTTTCCCGAAAGCTGGTTTTCCTATAATGATGCTGATTCGACCTTAACACTGACACAGGTGAAGTCAGTTAAGCTTAAACCTGGTGCAAACACTCACAATGGCTGTGGCATAGATGGCGAGCTTTGCCGTGTCAAGGGACAGGTACTCTGCTCCCTGCTTCCGGAGCAATGCAGACTGATTGGCCGGCGATGTAGACAATCTATTTAAGCGCTGTGTTGAATTTCATGGATCCTGGGGTTCTTTCCACTTCTAACAAATGTTTATATAACTATACTTTCTGATGGGATTAAGCTTGGGTTGGTGTTGCAAATGTTGAGAGTTTGAACCAGAAGCAATGTTGTGAGGTTTCTGTATATTTGAGCGGTTATAGGATGATATGCTGATTCTGTTTAATTATGTTGATTTTGCTTATATATATTCAATAGAGTAATTTAGTCCCACTTCGGCGTGGCGGGAAGTCTGGTTTTGATTGCCCTTCAGTTCTTGCGTGGTTTCGCCAGTACCCGTGCAACGTGTACCCTTCAATATCTTGTGCGTTCTGCATATCTTTTGAGGTATTCAACCTATACACTTTACTAGATCAGCTGATCATTAGAAGTTGTGAACCACGCGAGACAACAAGTTGGTCCGCAAACCCACAAAATCGCTGACATATACAATTCCTCCTCACCTCACGCGATGCGCACCATCGGCGGTCCACGCGACCATACAAATGGGGCAACTAGGAAGGCATGGGCCCTCCGCCTCGCCTTCACTCTCCGCCGCCTTATACTTGCTGGCAGAGCCGCCCGGGCTACTCGCACCGTCACCGGATCCCTCGTTCCCCTCCTCATCGCTCCCTTCCTCACTCGAGCCGGACGAGCTCACTTGTACAGCCGTCGGAGCAGCCACCTCTAGGGCCGGCCGCGGCCGCCTGCCCCGGGAGCCCGACCGTGACGGCATTGGGGTGGCCGTCTGGCCGAGCTTCGCCGCGATTGGATTGGACTATTGGAGAGCGGCAGAATGAACTGGATTGGGAAAAGAAATTTCAGCGAGTGATGGCGCCGGTCGGTGAGCGAGCAACGAAAAGGTTGGCGCGCACGACTCGGAAGATTTCATGGGCTTTCGTTTATGGGCTCTGCAAAATAATGAGCGCTCGCCGACTTCCAGCGCTCGCGCGACAGGGTGAGGCGCGTTTCGGTTAGTCCCACCTCGCCACCCGACGCTGGGTGCGACGCGTGAGGAGGCTACATAAGCAGCACCCCTGCCCACTTTGCAACATACTTACCTGGACGGGGTCGACGGGCTATCAAGAAGGCCCGTGGCCTAGGTCAATGGCCCACATTGCACTTGGTGGGTGCGTTGGTTTACCATCTCCCCAAGTGGGAGAGTGGACGTCATAATTTGTGGTAGAGGGGGTACGCGTTCGCGCGGCCCCTGCCAATGATACAAAATTTTGAAGTTTTTTCCCAGTTCATTTCTTGCTCTTTGCTCCATATCGTgtaataatgaagttaatttgaGGCGGTTCATCCTTTTTatagagtgtttggtttgaggaatcataCCATTCAAATTAAGGTGGTGTATCATGGGTTCATTCATCAAATTTGGTGGAATGACCCCattctcatattagtactaactatgaggaatgagatTGTGATGGATTAACTAAttttattccacaaaccaaataaaaatagtgaggagtgagaagacaaTGGACTAGTTCattactcaaaccaaacacccattAAGTTTAACCACATCCTTTACAAAGTTAGTCACTGCACATCCATGAGACTAATTCCTTGTATACTAAGAAACATTGTTAGTCTAACTAGGTATGTTGTCATTCACCTACCAAAATCATAAAATATTTACTATGGTCTATGTTATTTATATGCCAGACTATCCAGGAAGAGGGTGGAGGATCGTATGAGGATCGCATTTGCACCCCCTAAAAATACAAAATTAGTCATGATGAGAAAAAAAATCACCTTATATGTACTCCATCACATGATATCTATACACCCATAGGGTAATCACACCCCCTCATGTTTGTTCTAGATTTGTTACCGACGTCGCTAACATACAAAGGTTTGGATTGGAGGGCTTCTTGTGGGATTTAAACTAGGGAGTGTTTGGTTCCACAGAACTGAAGTTTCGTCTGTCATATCTAATGTTTGAATGGCAATTACATGGATTAattagtctaattataaaaccaATTACATGGATGAGGACTAAAAGAcgagacaaatttattaaacctaattaagCCTATATTTAATATTCAAACATTTGATGTGACACAAACTAAACTTAGCTAGAGGAAACACTCCCTAGGTTTGAAGCATTGattttcttaccatgaatttGTCAAAGAACAAGATTGGTTCTTAAGTTGGCATAGAGGGTGTTAGTGAAGATTTGATCCTGTTGTCAGCCTTACGAAAGAACTAAAGAGATGTGGAGCTTAGGGGGTAAGCTTCAACATCCTTAGCCAGTGATAGAGAGGTTGGCCATACGTCGTGTTTCTTTACTTATTCTTCAATTCTTTTTCCTGTCCAAGTATTAGAGGAGGTAATGGAGAGTGGAAAGTGAAGGTGAGAAAGAACTGGTGGTCACAACTGCTAGGTGGATCTAGAGAGGGAGGTAGACAAAAACTCGGTTTTGCATGTGAAAGAACCTGGATGGGAAGATGGGATGGGTGAATGGCCAATAAAAATTCTTCTATAAATAAACAAGACTAGAGCAAAGTTGATTAGAATAACAAAAGATCCTAATAGCATCTATAAGTTCTAGCTCTACTTCACGCAAACATACTCCTACACAATTTTAGTAGCTTTTGATTTATACTTTAGAGGATAAGATCACATGAAAAGATCAAGATGCCCAAAAGAGAGTCGAATTGGTCTTCTCTAAATTTGTTTGCACAAATTAAAACCTATAATCAGAGGCATAGCCATGATTTTTCTTTAAAAGAATATAATAGCCTCTAGTCATAACAACTAACACATCTATAAACTAAAACTACATGTTTTATTTATACCACTTTATTAAGAACCTGTCCGCGCAGCTACCACAACGCACAAAAAATAGTGCAGTGAACACTTGAACCCCGCTAGCCCCCTTTTATACGCAACTGCCCATAATCAATATATCTTCGCTCTTCGTGTCTAGTAGTGTGATCAAATCTTTTGCATCCTAAGGTCCAATTCTGTATTAACATGAATATTCTAGTAATGTAAATATTTAAAGAAATTTCTCAAATATAAATACTTAAATTTAATAAATGATTATAAACACCTTATGGCTTGTTCGTTTTGGTGATAATCCACATGTATTGGGTGGGATCGAGCcggtttaaatccataacaagtcaaaatCCACCTCAATCCCACCCAATACACTCTAATACACATGTAATATCAATAACCGAGCAAGCCCTTAATGTTTCAAGGAGTTATTGGGACTGGCCCACTAGCCATCATTAAAAAGATTCGATTTAAAAGCGAAACTAAAATAGCTAAACATTTGAAAATGGAGCAACCACTGTATATATATACCACGTCGAGTGGGAAAAACCGAAAATCGTGGAAGGTGCACGACTGCGCGACCGTGAAACCATGAAATGACATAATCACTTGCGTTTAAATTTTAAaattcttatggccatcattttcTGCTTGTCTCTCTGCTCCTCGCAGCGCCGCCCACATCACATTCCAAAACATGTCTTTGGAGATATGTTTCTTTAACACGCAAGGCCTCCATGATAGGAAAAGATGAGCCACCATAGGAGGTCAAACTTAAAAAATGGGACGAGAGGGGATACCGCAAGCAATATGGCAGGACCAGCTAATCAACGACGATAAATTTTCAAATTCTAATGATTAGTGCGGTTTTACGTAGAAGACGTGGTTAGTGCGATTTAGTGAGTAAAAAAACTATCGTGTTTCCCCCTTCCGAAGTTCACTGTTAGAAGCTGCAGGCATGAATCCCAGCACATCTTTCGAAAAGGGCGATTGGCAATTGGCATCCCATCCAAAAAGGGAATTTGAAATTCTGCCATGTCTTCTTGACTCTCGCCGTCCTAATCCCGAGAAGCACAAATAGTAATTCATTTCTGCATGGACATGGACCACCACCCTGAATAAAATCATGGATGGCCCTGGCTTGTGCGATCGACGCTGGCCACGCGGCCGCGCGGGCTTTTGGTCCTCCACGCCAACGACGCCGACGCGCGGTCCAGAGCAGCCACGAGGCCCAGGGCACGACGCTGACCCTGGACCCACGCCACTCGCCCGCCGCCATGTGCTCGGTGCCGCGCGGCCAGGCGTCGCCGTCCGGGCAGGTCCGGCGCCGCGCGCGCCATCTCGTCCACCTCCTCTTGCTCCTGGGCCCGGCCCTCGCCAATCAGCCCTCGGTAACAGGCAGTTCAAAGCTCGCTGATGGAGTCAAGGAGTAATGGACATGGACGCCGGCGTTAACACGTTCTAAATCtcttagttggctaaaaattaatactggaattagctagctaacaaatagctacctaactattaactaatttaccaaaataactaatagctgaactattggctagggtgtttggatgtctcaactaattttagccactaactattagatctagtgcattcaaacaccaccTTAAAACGTGTTAACTAATAGGTTAGCTAATTATTAGTTATATCTCTCAAGTAACTATTAGTTGTTGGTTATTCCAACCCAACTAAAATGAGCTAATAATTTATTAGCTGACTAATAACTAAGGGGTTATTTGAATgaactagaactaatagttagtgggtaaaattagttgagacatccaaacaACCTAGCTATTTTTGATAAATTAGTTAATAATTAAGTAGTTATTTGTTAGTTAGCTAATTTTATTAATAATTTTTAGCCAATTAACTATTAATTCTAGCATATTCAAACACTCCTAACTCTAGAGGTTTCGAGCCCACGCTGGTAGAAACAAACCAACAACATGGGGTGGTAGGTACGGATTGGTCTTATTCTAATGTGGTCAGTTGTGGGTTTGCTGATGAGTCAACACTCAACACCGAAAAAAAAAACGGAACGGTCGATATTGAGCATCACGTTAGAGAGCCGATCACTACCGACCACATCTTGCCATGTTTCACCTTGTGGTTGGTTCACGTCGTTTTGACGTCTTAATTTTttttagaaattcaaaattaaactCTTCTATCCACAATGTGAATAGTGTTCGGGTTCATTAACACTTCTCACTCTTCAATCTACTTGTATTCCTTCATATTATAGTCTCCCACCTTCTATTCCAATATGGATTCCAAATGGAGTCTGAACTTTAAAACCTTTTTTTAACTTGCTAAATGACCAATCTCCACAACGTCTCAAAACCCCTATCGGGGTGAGGCAAGTCTTCTTCAACTGTACGAGCCGGGGTGTGAATAAACTCAAAGATCCTCCTCTTTTTAAAGGGTGGATTCACAATTTTTTCCGAAAATTTTAAAAGCCAAATAGCTAAAATGATGCCAGCTAATTAGGGCTTGACACATCAGCAGAAGCGGTTAGAATAGATTGATCAGGGTTGGTACCGACTCAAACTCAAACAATACGGCTGTACCGACCAGCTTGGCTTGAACGTGGTCGATATCAATCGACCGGCTCTTCGATCTATCGATCGAACCGACTGTCAATAGAAACAGAAGGACAGTCTATACCGACCGCGCGTGAGGCCACAATAATTATCGGTGAC harbors:
- the LOC100192564 gene encoding sphingoid long-chain bases kinase 1, whose protein sequence is MDGSELENPTSRSSSQKSSRRSSSRRSQKSAGQHSLTGAQEKRSKSKSSRQKHLVIDDKEAKKGKKHDHKIDVADERSNFLGYEVYAGKLILQKKNRSASDNNQLPSNGKADAIDARLTSKALIWGSSVLLLEDVVSVSYNSGVKHFTLHAYSTKKSLFKKTCRVQKDFCFIASTLDEAILWVTCFAEQSIYVNLLPRLGASSINQDSENPLSESLFDQPPIKCKSPQRVLVILNPRSGHGRSSKVFHEKAEPIFKLAGFQMEVVKTTHAGHAKSLVSTFDFSACPDGIVCVGGDGIVNEVLNGLLIRSDRAEAVSIPVGIIPAGSDNSLVWTVLGVRDPISASLLIVKGGFTALDILAVEWVQSGQIHFGSTVSYYGFVSDVLELSEKYQKKFGPLRYFVAGILKFLCLPSYFYELEYLPSPKEMAVNGKGTDQDKAHLSNVYTDVMHSRSKKEGIPRASSLSSIDSIMTPSRMSLGDVDTSGSTVASTEPSDYVRGLDPKAKRLSLGRSNIVSEPEEVLHPQPHHGSFWPRTRSKARADRNSVGITSTNDTRSSWAAPSMHDKEDISSTISDPGPIWDCEPKWDTGPKWDSELTWEPDHPIELPGPQEDMGIGAPMELVPNLDEKWVVRKGHFLGVLVCNHSCMTVQSLSSQVVAPKAIHDDNSLDLLLVGGKGRWKLLRFFILLQFGRHLSLPYVEYVKVKSVKLKPGANTHNGCGIDGELCRVKGQVLCSLLPEQCRLIGRRCRQSI